A genomic segment from Maniola jurtina chromosome 16, ilManJurt1.1, whole genome shotgun sequence encodes:
- the LOC123873146 gene encoding connectin-like gives MRAKKIPAALLLLLFAIDSLHANRRKQKEKIIQTTTNICDISDRDSKVHCYCENSPEINEAIKTECWVFNGGIDKTDPLWPSFTSQTNIETLAFNVRADGGLSFVPTKILRYLRKLKHFSIKYSSILKIESNTFVNLTSIQEMTLTKNQIVVLSKNAFYNLPNLTILTLDENKLRKLETDTFYELPALQKLFLTSNNISVIEDGAFRHLVNLLELELDRNNISDLKKECFDGLANLKRLDIRRNKIAVLNSFTFIELWNLQELLLDYNEIYILAQRTFDGLSQLKKLSLSHNKLVTLTDGLFEGVRGLAALDLRHNKLKRFTMENLRPIYDNLKMQKSFIYLEGNDFDCDCHLAWMHKLRHEAKSIKVRTSLENFICKFNADPALSSHLTYYERMSTSNNLEEVEKIRNDLDGPDELTEDVDDIYLDEPKKVRADNERTLLQIPVELLPCPAEVKSVTDRTYTYPSQNEAKDYRNLIYSSSPMRLDKNHLVFLLLLYLMVIQF, from the exons ATGCGGGCTAAAAAGATACCCGCTGCCTTGCTACTGTTGCTGTTCGCAATAGACTCCTTACACGCAAACAGGAGGAAGCAAAAAGAGAAAATTATACAGACAACCACAAACATTTGCGACATAAGCGATCGAGACTCCAAAGTGCACTGCTACTGCGAAAACAGCCCTGAAATAAACGAGGCAATTAAAACAGAATGCTGGGTATTCAACGGCGGTATAGACAAGACAGATCCTTTATGGCCCAGTTTCACTTCACAGACAAATATAGAAACGTTGGCTTTCAACGTCAGAGCGGACGGTGGATTAAGTTTCGTGCCAACAAAGATTTTAAGATACTTACGCAAATTGAAGCACTTTAGCATAAAGTACAGCTCGATACTTAAGATTGAGAGCAACACTTTCGTCAACTTAACGTCGATACAAGAGATGACACTGACGAAAAACCAAATAGTTGTCCTAAGTAAAAATGCTTTTTATAACCTACCCAATCTAACGATACTAACGCTAGATGAGAATAAATTGAGGAAACTCGAAACGGACACCTTTTATGAGCTACCGGCcttacaaaaactatttttaactaGTAATAACATAAGTGTCATAGAAGACGGTGCTTTTCGGCATCTAGTTAATCTATTAGAACTAGAACTGGATAGGAATAATATAAGCGATTTAAAGAAAGAGTGTTTCGATGGACTAGCTAATTTGAAACGTCTAGACATAAGGAGAAATAAGATAGCCGTACTAAACTCATTTACATTTATCGAATTATGGAACCTTCAGGAGTTGTTATTAGACTATAATGAGATTTATATATTAGCTCAGAGGACGTTCGATGGGTTATCACAGTTGAAAAAATTGAGCTTAAGTCACAATAAGTTGGTGACGTTAACCGATGGCCTGTTTGAAGGAGTTCGAGGATTAGCAGCCTTAGATTTAAGGCATAACAAGTTAAAAAGATTCACGATGGAAAATCTTCGGCCAATTTACGATAACTTGAAGATGCAGAAAAGCTTCATCTATTTGGAAG GAAACGACTTTGACTGCGATTGCCATCTGGCATGGATGCACAAACTCCGGCACGAAGCGAAGAGTATCAAAGTGAGGACGTCCTTAGAAAATTTCATTTGCAAATTTAACGCTGATCCGGCTTTAAGTTCTCATCTCACGTATTATGAAAGAATGAGTACGAGTAATAATTTAGAAGAAGTGGAAAAGATTAGGAACGATTTGGATGGGCCTGATGAGTTAACTGAGGATGTTGATGATATTTACTTAGATGAACCGAAGAAAGTAAGGGCTGACAATGAAAGGACGTTGTTGCAAATACCTGTGGAGTTGCTCCCTTGTCCAGCTGAAGTGAAAAGCGTTACAGACCGTACGTACACGTATCCCTCTCAAAATGAGGCCAAAGATTATAGAAATCTTATATATTCGTCATCTCCGATGCGCTTGGATAAAAATCATTTAGTTTTTCTACTTCTGTTATATTTAATGGTGATTCAGTTTTAA